A part of Myxococcus landrumus genomic DNA contains:
- a CDS encoding transposase → MKKQQKQDRTAERGRFSAKRKKEAVLRLLKGEELDALTRELGVTAAVLSEWREKFLAGAEANLKSREPELETTFKKRGSSNHPSAEKRGIGGPRRGARGAENERQGMLGPCRISRAVELSAQEAIRGAG, encoded by the coding sequence GTGAAGAAGCAACAGAAGCAGGACAGGACGGCGGAGCGCGGTCGGTTCTCCGCGAAGCGGAAGAAGGAGGCTGTCCTCCGTCTGCTCAAGGGCGAGGAGCTCGACGCACTCACGAGGGAGTTAGGCGTCACCGCGGCAGTGCTGAGTGAATGGCGGGAGAAGTTCCTGGCGGGTGCTGAGGCGAACCTCAAGAGCCGCGAGCCCGAGCTGGAGACGACCTTCAAGAAGCGCGGGTCTTCGAACCACCCGAGCGCGGAGAAGCGCGGGATTGGAGGGCCGCGCAGGGGCGCTCGCGGTGCCGAAAACGAGCGACAGGGAATGCTTGGGCCGTGCCGGATTTCTCGAGCGGTAGAGCTGAGCGCTCAGGAGGCCATCCGGGGCGCCGGGTGA
- a CDS encoding TetR/AcrR family transcriptional regulator — protein sequence MKSDERRRAVVAAAIKCFAEKGFYGTTTHEIAELVGISQPYLYRLYSNKEALFVAAVDHVSVVMADTLVSHSRDMRDGGGAFDNVRRAYATLVADRTILRFLMQANCAVGETLVGEAVRRCYAKQVDIVRQMLGNDDAVRRWFGAGMLDNVVAVLGLEDIDEPWARILSAREGGFPVS from the coding sequence ATGAAGAGCGATGAGCGACGTCGGGCCGTCGTGGCCGCTGCGATCAAGTGCTTCGCGGAGAAGGGCTTCTACGGCACGACGACCCACGAGATTGCCGAGTTGGTTGGCATTTCTCAGCCGTATCTCTATCGCCTGTACTCGAACAAGGAAGCGCTCTTCGTGGCGGCGGTTGACCATGTCTCCGTTGTCATGGCCGACACCTTGGTCTCGCACTCGCGAGACATGAGGGATGGCGGGGGTGCGTTCGATAATGTGCGCAGGGCTTACGCCACTCTCGTCGCAGATCGGACAATCCTGCGCTTCCTCATGCAGGCCAACTGTGCGGTGGGTGAGACGCTTGTGGGAGAGGCTGTACGCCGATGTTACGCAAAGCAGGTTGATATCGTTCGGCAGATGCTTGGCAATGACGACGCCGTGCGGCGCTGGTTCGGTGCTGGAATGCTTGACAACGTCGTCGCCGTACTGGGGCTCGAGGACATCGACGAGCCGTGGGCCCGCATCCTCTCTGCTCGCGAGGGTGGCTTCCCCGTATCGTGA
- a CDS encoding nuclear transport factor 2 family protein: protein MSSNEDVTKHRAAAQHAVAEHLRLTAAGRTEEWVSLFAPDAVLEFPFAPAGVPARVTGRDALLAHMSNFPKTFDVQFVDLVFHDTVDPSLVIAEFRSMGTARTTGKPYEQKCISVVRTDADARITHYLDYWNPLVAIEALTPTNVASGPSLGVTFGG, encoded by the coding sequence GTGAGCTCAAACGAAGACGTCACGAAACACCGAGCTGCGGCTCAGCACGCGGTCGCCGAGCACCTGCGTCTTACGGCTGCAGGGCGCACCGAGGAGTGGGTGAGCCTGTTCGCCCCGGATGCGGTCCTTGAGTTCCCGTTCGCTCCCGCCGGGGTACCGGCAAGGGTGACGGGGCGCGACGCGCTGCTCGCGCACATGAGCAACTTCCCCAAGACCTTCGACGTACAGTTCGTCGACTTGGTCTTCCACGACACGGTTGACCCCAGTCTCGTGATTGCCGAGTTCCGCTCGATGGGCACTGCGCGGACGACCGGCAAGCCATACGAGCAGAAGTGCATTTCGGTCGTCCGAACCGATGCGGATGCGCGGATCACCCACTACCTCGACTACTGGAATCCGCTCGTGGCCATCGAAGCGCTCACTCCCACGAACGTTGCGTCCGGTCCTAGCCTCGGCGTAACTTTTGGCGGATGA
- a CDS encoding caspase family protein, translating to MNLSTAMKSLTYTLLLLPMLCWAETRERFVLIVGNNASATLGRPRLQFADDDAAKYDTVFRVLAPGAYVRVLTELDKDTARLFPEVRQRAEPPTLARLQEAFEDISRRVRENTRQGRESELYFLFAGHGDVEQGKGFLELADGAFTSDALEEALSKIPVQRAHVVLDSCNSFFMLNPRKPGGRRYATPVDSAEAMGRRLQNVGVLLSTSAEAEVYEWSELQSGIFSHAVRSGLLGAADGDGDGAVSYEELAAFVETASHEVKNPAFRPHVFARGPSGDNQVHLMESGVVTGAVLDVGETEPVRLVVRDAEGLRWIDSHSEAGHRVHLRLPQAIRGGSVERVLADGSSERFGLPAEQGTLSSLVSVERVLEARGITDPLRMLFAQPFGPRALADFRGAQAATPTPVYGISREDGDRMGLLLGQLGRQQRQSRHVEGALRLTGGAAMGLAGGLNLRAGGYKAASWSYLGASALLLGAGTWSLLSSTEGEEVEAEYRRALLTQEDHALVVARTEERLRSIAVTEERNRFALKLTGAFVLATGAALTVWMEDVKPPLPENYGRALNRLAGPAFMIAGTSFLLDAFLQRSPAEHVLEAWSSGRAPREVPRMSISLLPEGGAMMGMSGQF from the coding sequence ATGAATCTCTCCACGGCCATGAAGTCGCTCACGTACACGTTGCTCCTCCTCCCCATGCTCTGTTGGGCCGAAACGCGCGAGCGCTTCGTCTTGATTGTCGGCAACAACGCGAGTGCCACCCTCGGACGCCCCCGGCTCCAGTTCGCGGACGATGATGCTGCCAAGTACGACACCGTCTTTCGGGTGCTCGCCCCGGGGGCATATGTGCGCGTGCTCACGGAACTCGACAAGGACACCGCGCGGCTGTTTCCGGAGGTGCGGCAGCGGGCGGAGCCACCCACCCTCGCACGGCTTCAGGAGGCCTTCGAGGACATCTCGCGGCGCGTCCGAGAGAACACGCGCCAGGGACGGGAGAGTGAGCTGTACTTCCTCTTCGCTGGTCACGGAGATGTCGAGCAAGGAAAGGGCTTCCTTGAGCTTGCAGATGGCGCCTTTACGTCCGACGCGCTCGAGGAGGCGCTGTCCAAGATTCCGGTTCAACGGGCCCACGTGGTCCTCGACAGTTGCAACTCGTTCTTCATGCTCAACCCGCGCAAGCCCGGCGGCCGGCGCTACGCCACGCCCGTGGACTCCGCGGAGGCCATGGGGCGCAGGCTCCAGAATGTCGGGGTGCTCCTCTCCACGAGCGCGGAGGCGGAGGTGTATGAGTGGTCGGAGCTCCAGTCTGGAATCTTCAGTCATGCGGTCCGCTCGGGGTTGCTCGGCGCGGCGGACGGGGACGGGGACGGGGCGGTCTCCTACGAAGAGCTGGCTGCCTTCGTGGAGACCGCCAGCCACGAAGTGAAGAATCCCGCCTTCCGCCCGCATGTGTTTGCCCGAGGCCCCTCGGGCGACAACCAGGTCCATCTGATGGAGTCCGGGGTCGTGACCGGCGCGGTGCTCGATGTGGGTGAGACAGAGCCCGTCCGGCTCGTTGTGCGGGATGCGGAGGGGCTGCGCTGGATAGACAGCCACAGCGAGGCGGGCCATCGTGTCCACTTGCGCCTGCCCCAGGCCATTCGCGGTGGGAGCGTCGAGCGGGTGCTCGCGGATGGGAGCTCCGAGCGCTTCGGGTTGCCTGCGGAACAGGGGACCCTCTCCTCACTCGTCTCTGTCGAGCGCGTGCTGGAGGCGCGGGGGATCACGGACCCACTGCGCATGCTCTTCGCTCAGCCGTTTGGCCCCCGGGCGCTTGCTGACTTCCGCGGTGCACAAGCGGCGACCCCCACTCCCGTGTACGGCATCTCGCGCGAGGACGGTGACCGCATGGGCTTGCTGCTGGGGCAACTGGGACGACAGCAGCGCCAGAGCAGACACGTCGAAGGTGCGCTCCGGCTCACGGGTGGCGCGGCAATGGGTCTCGCGGGAGGGCTCAACCTGAGGGCGGGCGGGTACAAGGCCGCGAGCTGGAGCTATCTGGGGGCAAGCGCGCTCCTCCTTGGGGCCGGGACATGGTCGCTGCTGAGCAGCACGGAGGGGGAGGAGGTGGAAGCGGAATATCGGCGGGCGCTCTTGACTCAGGAGGACCACGCCTTGGTGGTTGCGCGCACCGAAGAGCGCCTCCGGAGCATCGCGGTCACCGAGGAGCGCAACAGGTTTGCTCTCAAGTTGACGGGTGCCTTCGTCCTCGCCACAGGTGCTGCCCTCACGGTGTGGATGGAGGACGTGAAGCCCCCGTTGCCGGAGAACTATGGTCGCGCCCTCAATCGGCTGGCAGGGCCGGCCTTCATGATTGCTGGGACGAGCTTCCTGCTGGACGCCTTCCTGCAACGGTCACCTGCCGAGCATGTCCTCGAAGCCTGGAGCTCCGGCCGCGCACCTCGCGAAGTGCCTCGGATGTCCATCTCGCTGCTCCCCGAGGGCGGGGCCATGATGGGGATGTCGGGCCAATTCTGA
- a CDS encoding anti-sigma factor family protein — translation MSAPCPDPMELLEWLEGESTLHRSRWLEGHLSGCASCRRELNAQKQLVARLSAPPPPVDERDVQALMARLKDKPLRHPMAWWPPGWRAGLATACLAVTGVLCGYAVQEFSPRRTQFAARGGQFVAPLHRYVGVDLLSAGSPPVLLRPGAVLSPSTPLFARFRNLGETPAFLLLFARDAAGELHWLYPAYLTPGEDPRSVELSPSVRDTPMPEAVLLDQPALGPLQVFALVTSEPLRVLDMEALEKSPNLEPLLRARWPEAALTHWTLMLEKAP, via the coding sequence ATGAGCGCCCCCTGTCCCGACCCCATGGAGCTGCTGGAATGGCTGGAGGGCGAGAGCACCCTCCATCGTTCCCGATGGCTCGAAGGACACCTGTCCGGCTGCGCATCCTGCCGCCGAGAGCTGAACGCACAGAAGCAGTTGGTGGCCCGCCTGAGCGCGCCACCGCCTCCCGTGGATGAGCGCGACGTCCAAGCCCTCATGGCCCGTCTCAAGGACAAGCCCCTCCGTCACCCCATGGCCTGGTGGCCACCGGGCTGGCGCGCAGGACTCGCCACGGCATGCCTGGCGGTGACAGGCGTCTTGTGTGGATATGCGGTGCAGGAGTTCTCTCCCCGCCGAACGCAGTTCGCCGCGCGGGGCGGGCAATTCGTTGCACCACTCCACCGGTATGTGGGAGTGGACCTGCTCTCCGCCGGCAGTCCACCCGTGCTGCTTCGTCCCGGAGCGGTCCTCTCGCCGTCGACCCCGCTCTTCGCGCGCTTCCGCAACCTGGGCGAGACGCCCGCTTTTCTCCTCCTCTTCGCCAGGGACGCAGCCGGCGAGCTTCACTGGCTCTACCCCGCGTACCTCACGCCGGGGGAGGACCCTCGCTCGGTCGAGCTGTCGCCCTCGGTACGCGACACCCCCATGCCGGAGGCGGTGCTGCTCGACCAGCCCGCGTTGGGCCCCTTGCAAGTCTTTGCGCTGGTGACGTCCGAGCCCCTCCGCGTCCTCGACATGGAGGCGCTCGAGAAGAGCCCGAACCTGGAACCACTCCTCCGCGCGCGTTGGCCGGAGGCCGCACTCACCCACTGGACGTTGATGCTCGAGAAAGCGCCATGA
- a CDS encoding RNA polymerase sigma factor gives MFVLPPPDRPVEERTDAELMLLASAGAEDAFAALVRRHLAQVQQFATRYLGDAAAGAETAQEALLKVWHARREFRPARPFSVYLYTVVRNLCRNQYRDRVRRTRHLTQEEGVTAHSPLDTLLDVERRRRTLVALHELSPKLKEAVLLRFSQGLDYPEIARILDVPVSTVRSRVFLGIRQLRAHTQEDGE, from the coding sequence ATGTTCGTCTTGCCGCCTCCAGACAGGCCGGTCGAGGAGCGCACTGACGCGGAGCTGATGCTCCTGGCCAGCGCGGGGGCAGAGGACGCCTTCGCGGCGCTCGTCCGGCGGCACCTGGCGCAGGTTCAGCAGTTCGCGACCCGCTATCTGGGCGACGCCGCCGCGGGGGCGGAGACCGCGCAAGAGGCCCTGCTCAAGGTCTGGCATGCGCGCCGGGAGTTCCGGCCAGCGCGTCCCTTCTCCGTCTATCTCTACACGGTGGTGCGCAACCTCTGTCGCAATCAGTATCGCGACCGCGTGCGCCGGACGCGGCACCTCACACAGGAGGAGGGCGTCACTGCGCACTCCCCCCTCGACACCCTCCTCGACGTCGAGCGCCGCCGCCGCACCCTGGTGGCCCTGCATGAGCTGTCTCCCAAGCTGAAGGAGGCCGTGCTGCTTCGATTCAGCCAGGGGCTCGACTACCCCGAGATTGCACGGATCCTCGATGTGCCTGTCAGCACCGTCCGCTCGCGCGTGTTTCTCGGCATCCGCCAACTGCGCGCGCACACCCAGGAGGATGGCGAATGA
- a CDS encoding IS3 family transposase yields MPRRERRTYTPEFKARAVNMVLEEGKSRAQVAKDLDLTRSALEAWMRQSRTDAGQGPSGALTTGERPVAPRGAPAADGAGDTKKRGGLLRQGEHVRFTAIQEEKANYPVAMLCRVLEVSRAGYYAWEGREASARQKANAALGERIQQVHQDSRRTYGSPRVQAELKAQGLPVGRHRVARLMREAGLRARRRRRFVHTTDSKHGLPVAPNVLARDFNPPRPDRTWATDITYVPTREGWLYLAVVLDLFSRRVIGWAMDRCIDRHLVLSALDMALKGRCPPAGLLHHSDRGSQYASEDYQRALAAHGIRCSMSRKGNCWDNAVVESFFSTLKTELVHEADFSTREAAKGGLLEFIEVFYNRKRRHSSLGYVSPAEFEKTASQVPLAA; encoded by the coding sequence ATGCCGAGACGCGAGCGCAGGACGTACACGCCCGAGTTCAAAGCCCGGGCTGTGAACATGGTGCTGGAAGAGGGCAAGTCCCGGGCGCAGGTGGCCAAGGACCTGGACCTGACTCGTAGCGCGCTGGAGGCCTGGATGAGGCAGTCGCGAACGGACGCGGGCCAGGGGCCGTCCGGGGCGCTGACGACGGGTGAGCGCCCAGTTGCGCCGCGAGGTGCGCCAGCTGCGGATGGAGCGGGAGATACTAAAAAACGCGGCGGCCTTCTTCGCCAAGGAGAGCACGTGAGGTTCACGGCCATCCAGGAGGAGAAGGCGAACTACCCGGTGGCGATGCTGTGCCGTGTGCTGGAGGTGTCCCGAGCGGGCTACTACGCCTGGGAGGGACGTGAAGCGTCGGCACGCCAGAAGGCCAATGCGGCGCTCGGGGAGCGAATCCAGCAGGTCCATCAGGACAGTCGCCGCACCTATGGTAGCCCACGCGTCCAGGCCGAGCTGAAGGCCCAGGGGCTGCCCGTGGGCCGGCACCGCGTGGCCCGGCTCATGCGCGAGGCAGGGCTCCGCGCTCGTCGACGCAGACGGTTCGTGCACACCACGGACTCCAAGCACGGCCTCCCGGTAGCGCCCAACGTGCTGGCTCGCGACTTCAATCCACCAAGGCCCGACCGGACGTGGGCGACGGACATCACGTACGTGCCCACGCGAGAGGGCTGGCTCTACCTGGCAGTGGTGCTGGACCTCTTCAGTCGGCGCGTCATCGGCTGGGCCATGGACCGCTGCATCGACCGGCACCTGGTGCTTTCGGCTCTCGACATGGCGCTCAAAGGTCGCTGTCCCCCAGCGGGACTGCTGCACCATTCGGATAGGGGCAGCCAATACGCCAGTGAGGACTACCAGCGAGCGCTGGCCGCCCACGGCATCCGGTGCAGCATGAGCCGCAAGGGCAACTGCTGGGACAACGCCGTGGTGGAGAGCTTCTTCTCCACGCTGAAGACAGAATTGGTGCACGAAGCGGACTTCTCGACGCGCGAGGCGGCGAAGGGTGGCTTGCTCGAGTTCATCGAGGTGTTCTACAACCGCAAGCGGCGGCACTCCTCACTTGGCTACGTCAGTCCCGCCGAGTTCGAGAAGACCGCCTCGCAGGTGCCGTTGGCTGCTTAA
- a CDS encoding IS66 family transposase, with protein sequence MARELPMDHHCPWREEAEELRERLTTLEQQVATLTRTVFGKKSEKLPPPAEELRKEAPREEKAQAQAALLKRRERAGVKRELPSRTVFHPVLREHQRCPRCNGTDFHPLGPGRPSVLYEYIPGHFEKQVHVRETLGCACGESVVTAMGPPRVAEKTGYGSGFIAHLVTSKCADSLPLHRLEKALAREGLPVARSTMSLPGFCGQVG encoded by the coding sequence ATGGCTCGCGAGTTGCCAATGGACCACCACTGCCCGTGGCGCGAGGAAGCCGAAGAGCTTCGTGAGCGACTGACGACTCTCGAGCAGCAAGTCGCGACGCTCACCCGCACCGTCTTTGGCAAGAAGTCCGAGAAGCTACCTCCGCCCGCGGAGGAGCTGCGCAAGGAGGCTCCTCGAGAGGAGAAGGCTCAGGCGCAGGCCGCGCTCCTGAAGCGTCGCGAGCGTGCTGGCGTGAAGAGGGAGCTGCCGTCGCGCACTGTCTTCCACCCAGTCCTCCGCGAGCACCAGCGGTGCCCCCGCTGCAACGGGACGGACTTCCACCCGCTGGGGCCGGGCCGGCCGAGCGTCCTGTATGAGTACATCCCGGGCCACTTCGAGAAGCAGGTGCACGTACGAGAAACCCTCGGCTGCGCGTGTGGCGAGAGTGTCGTGACGGCCATGGGGCCACCCCGCGTCGCAGAGAAGACGGGCTACGGCTCTGGCTTCATCGCCCACCTCGTCACTTCGAAATGCGCCGACTCCCTGCCACTGCACCGACTGGAGAAGGCACTCGCGCGTGAGGGACTCCCGGTGGCTCGCAGCACCATGAGCTTGCCCGGGTTCTGTGGACAGGTGGGTTAA
- the tnpB gene encoding IS66 family insertion sequence element accessory protein TnpB (TnpB, as the term is used for proteins encoded by IS66 family insertion elements, is considered an accessory protein, since TnpC, encoded by a neighboring gene, is a DDE family transposase.), with amino-acid sequence MLLLPRAVRIHLAAEPVDMRKSIDGLFVHVQRVLVADEYSGHLFVFVSKRRDKVKVLAWDGGGFLLLYKRLEAGRFRMPDVAHDATSVQLDSTQLAMLLDGIDVSRVRRPLQWQPPGQPAESQGTTARW; translated from the coding sequence GTGCTCCTGCTGCCGCGTGCCGTCCGCATCCACCTGGCCGCTGAGCCGGTGGACATGCGCAAGTCCATCGATGGCCTCTTCGTCCACGTGCAACGAGTCCTGGTGGCCGACGAGTACTCCGGTCACCTCTTCGTCTTCGTCAGCAAACGGCGGGACAAGGTGAAGGTGCTGGCGTGGGACGGCGGAGGCTTCCTGCTTCTGTACAAGCGACTGGAGGCGGGCCGCTTCCGGATGCCTGACGTCGCGCACGACGCCACGTCGGTGCAACTGGACTCCACGCAGTTGGCCATGTTGCTCGACGGCATCGACGTCTCGCGAGTACGTCGGCCGCTCCAATGGCAGCCGCCCGGGCAGCCAGCCGAGTCCCAGGGCACCACGGCTCGATGGTGA
- the tnpA gene encoding IS66 family insertion sequence element accessory protein TnpA — translation MKRHLGADTWRLVFELEESEQTHKEFAAAKGVSVSTLQFWLYKLRREAMRASAPPVLLPVEVVDSTALSARRRGASACGPPALLEAALPSGVVLRFPAGTDVAYLRAVLAGLG, via the coding sequence ATGAAGCGACATCTGGGAGCCGATACATGGCGGCTGGTGTTTGAGCTGGAGGAGAGTGAGCAGACGCACAAGGAGTTCGCCGCGGCGAAGGGCGTCTCAGTGAGCACGCTCCAGTTCTGGTTGTACAAGCTGAGGAGAGAGGCCATGCGAGCGAGCGCTCCTCCCGTGCTGCTGCCAGTAGAGGTAGTAGACTCGACCGCGCTTTCAGCGCGGCGGAGAGGGGCCTCAGCATGCGGCCCACCGGCCTTGCTGGAAGCCGCGCTCCCCTCGGGAGTCGTGTTGCGCTTCCCAGCGGGGACGGACGTTGCGTACCTGCGTGCGGTCCTGGCGGGGTTGGGTTGA
- a CDS encoding TIR domain-containing protein, with the protein MADSTGRFVFFSFHFQRDIMRVQQIKNHYVTKFGYQAAGYFDGSLSELAKTEGKLAVKRAINKGLPGSSVTCVLIGAETYARHWVHYEIFRSIELGKGVVGIRIHQLKDPKNGPDNAGPNPFDYLGYGGSDTKKTMTPFVNGDNGWTPYEDADPISPYVAPFLAPGTRPVLSSLFEVYDWVSDDGYNNFPNWIARAARQAGR; encoded by the coding sequence GTGGCGGATTCTACCGGACGATTCGTGTTCTTCAGCTTCCATTTCCAACGCGATATTATGCGCGTACAGCAGATTAAGAACCACTATGTTACAAAGTTCGGGTACCAAGCAGCTGGATATTTCGACGGCTCTCTCTCGGAGCTAGCAAAGACAGAGGGGAAATTGGCCGTCAAGCGAGCGATTAATAAGGGGCTGCCAGGGTCTTCTGTGACGTGCGTGCTGATCGGTGCTGAGACGTACGCTCGGCATTGGGTCCATTACGAGATTTTCCGTAGCATTGAGCTTGGGAAGGGGGTGGTCGGTATCCGCATTCACCAACTCAAGGACCCGAAAAATGGGCCGGATAATGCTGGTCCGAACCCTTTCGATTATCTGGGCTATGGCGGTAGCGACACCAAAAAGACAATGACTCCTTTCGTCAATGGCGATAACGGCTGGACGCCATACGAAGATGCCGATCCGATCTCGCCGTACGTCGCCCCTTTCCTTGCTCCAGGGACCAGGCCAGTTCTTTCGTCCCTATTTGAAGTTTACGACTGGGTATCCGATGACGGCTACAACAACTTTCCGAACTGGATTGCGAGGGCTGCAAGGCAAGCGGGTCGATAA
- a CDS encoding SLOG domain-containing protein, whose amino-acid sequence MADTVAHSLGPIFLSASVPLPGRGQVYLSTANILGIREAVAALTVVVLPTDRLVFGGHPAISPLVHLAAERLGAADRVYIYQSAFFQSVIPPSSLRFRHIIWTPPGVDRSSSLLRMREQMIGSEDFRAGVFIGGMDGVEEEFELFRRHHPKAALLAVASTGAAARVIFDREPWGVKDVGLKFDAAYASLFRRLLSRAAGSTPPPAGLPPLRGP is encoded by the coding sequence GTGGCTGACACGGTAGCGCATTCTTTGGGGCCCATCTTCCTCTCGGCGAGCGTTCCCCTGCCAGGCCGCGGTCAGGTCTACCTCTCTACCGCGAACATCCTCGGCATCCGGGAGGCAGTCGCCGCGCTCACTGTGGTGGTGCTTCCGACGGACCGGCTCGTATTTGGCGGGCATCCAGCCATTTCCCCCCTGGTCCACCTTGCCGCCGAGAGGCTCGGGGCTGCGGACCGCGTCTACATCTATCAGTCTGCGTTCTTCCAGAGCGTCATCCCTCCCAGTTCCCTGAGGTTTCGCCATATCATCTGGACCCCTCCAGGGGTGGATCGTTCTTCCAGCCTATTGCGCATGCGCGAACAGATGATTGGCAGCGAGGACTTCCGGGCTGGGGTGTTCATCGGAGGAATGGATGGTGTTGAGGAAGAGTTTGAGTTGTTCCGGCGGCACCACCCTAAGGCTGCCCTTCTCGCGGTGGCTTCAACGGGGGCAGCCGCCCGCGTCATATTCGACCGTGAACCTTGGGGTGTTAAGGATGTTGGGCTGAAGTTTGACGCCGCGTATGCATCTCTTTTTAGGAGGCTGCTGAGCAGGGCCGCAGGCTCGACTCCACCTCCAGCAGGCCTGCCCCCGCTTAGGGGGCCTTGA
- a CDS encoding toll/interleukin-1 receptor domain-containing protein: MVLLEPERQYVPGGGYSATLLATLERQMTMLGLDPKTTLRTLNETNFHNERAPFLPVAAVYFGGPHQSVEATRIVAQLRAEGRFVLPVVPTLLGYSTQVPAALAPINGMELVPGDLALQHPVARLTEELGLMRSRRLVFISYKRDESRGVALQLHHALEARSFEVFLDTHSIQRGDEFQPMLWDRMGDTDLLILLDTPHAFTSKWVEQEVARAHNLGLGVLQLIWPPPHKRVLGTELCEPVYLEAKDFQGTASDPGSTLLGTRMEEVVALAEGTRARSLASRKTRVITEFCKQLEWHGVEVVVQPSGLLEVQHPSKGATYVLPVVGHPETTLLQQIEDDCLKCGTHPSQGCIIYDPLGMWPKKAAHLEWLNKSLPTKSLAVTEVLTWLTR, translated from the coding sequence GTGGTGCTGCTCGAGCCGGAGCGCCAGTACGTCCCCGGGGGGGGCTACTCGGCCACGCTCCTGGCCACCCTTGAGCGCCAGATGACGATGCTGGGGCTGGACCCGAAGACTACGCTCCGGACGCTTAACGAGACCAACTTCCACAACGAGCGAGCCCCGTTCCTGCCCGTGGCCGCCGTGTACTTCGGCGGGCCACATCAAAGCGTAGAGGCCACTCGGATCGTAGCGCAACTCCGAGCAGAGGGGCGCTTCGTCCTACCTGTGGTCCCGACACTGTTGGGATACAGCACGCAAGTGCCTGCGGCGCTGGCTCCGATCAACGGAATGGAGCTGGTCCCTGGCGACCTGGCTCTGCAGCACCCCGTGGCCCGGCTCACGGAGGAATTGGGGCTGATGCGCTCTCGCCGACTGGTCTTCATCAGTTATAAGCGAGACGAGTCGCGCGGCGTTGCGCTCCAGCTCCATCACGCACTAGAGGCGCGTTCGTTCGAGGTCTTCCTAGACACACACAGCATCCAGCGGGGTGACGAGTTCCAGCCCATGCTGTGGGACAGGATGGGAGACACCGATCTCCTCATCTTGCTGGACACTCCTCATGCCTTCACCAGCAAATGGGTGGAGCAGGAGGTCGCCCGTGCCCACAACCTGGGCCTCGGTGTGCTTCAGCTCATCTGGCCTCCGCCGCACAAGCGGGTGCTCGGGACGGAACTGTGCGAGCCAGTGTATCTGGAGGCCAAGGACTTTCAGGGCACGGCAAGCGATCCGGGATCGACCCTCCTTGGCACCCGGATGGAGGAAGTCGTGGCCCTGGCCGAGGGGACGCGAGCCCGCTCCCTGGCGAGCCGAAAGACCCGGGTCATCACCGAGTTCTGTAAGCAACTTGAGTGGCACGGGGTGGAGGTGGTCGTCCAACCCTCGGGACTCCTCGAGGTGCAACATCCCTCCAAGGGGGCTACGTACGTCCTCCCGGTCGTGGGCCATCCGGAGACCACCCTGCTGCAGCAAATCGAGGACGACTGCTTGAAGTGCGGAACCCATCCATCCCAGGGGTGCATCATCTACGACCCGCTAGGGATGTGGCCCAAGAAGGCAGCGCACCTGGAGTGGCTCAATAAGAGCCTTCCCACCAAGTCCCTGGCTGTCACAGAGGTGCTAACGTGGCTGACACGGTAG
- a CDS encoding TIR domain-containing protein has protein sequence MPQSVFISYCYEEKSHKDRVAGWIEGQRLGSNIVVTCERADVRQHGEEEIRNHLRPLIQGAAAVLVLVGDTSHSRKWVDYEVSVAQSLHKVIIPVRLPGTLGGLPREIRAEPEVTFEPNALARVLRDRLG, from the coding sequence ATGCCGCAATCCGTCTTCATCAGCTACTGCTATGAGGAGAAATCCCACAAGGACAGGGTCGCGGGCTGGATTGAAGGGCAGCGACTGGGCTCCAACATCGTGGTCACCTGCGAGCGCGCCGATGTCCGGCAGCATGGTGAAGAGGAAATCCGCAACCACTTGCGGCCGCTCATCCAGGGGGCCGCCGCAGTCCTCGTGCTCGTGGGAGACACGAGCCATAGTCGCAAGTGGGTCGACTACGAGGTTTCGGTGGCGCAGTCGCTCCACAAGGTCATTATCCCCGTCCGCCTCCCCGGAACGCTTGGCGGCCTGCCCCGGGAGATAAGGGCCGAGCCGGAGGTCACATTCGAGCCCAATGCCCTCGCCCGGGTGCTGCGAGACAGGCTGGGCTGA